In Ketobacter sp. MCCC 1A13808, the DNA window TTGCGCCCGTGGTAGATTAAAATCTATTAACAAGCTGATAAATATGGGTATTATCCCCCAATGAGTTTAATGCATTAGGTGCTTAGTCAACTAAATTTCAGTCTTGGCTCAGTTTGTTATAAAATCCGGCGTCATTTTCAGCGCTTGTAAAGAGCCTGACCCTATGGATTAATTGTCCAGGTATTCGAAACCGTGACCGGAATCACCGGAAGAGTTTCAGGGTTTTGCCTGGAGGAGTCCTCTGACTTTATGAAATATTTGGATATATCAGCAATGGGCAGCAGATCAATGCCTGACATCGCCGTCGCATCTCAGGCCAAAGCATCCGTAGCGCTGGATTGGGTCGGCATGAGCGAAATCGATGTTCCACTCGCTATTCCTACGCGTAACGGGGCCGTGGCACACGCCGTTGCGAAAGCTCAGGCGTATGTAAACCTGATTAACCCAGAGGCGAAAGGCATCCACATGTCGCGGCTTTATCTGCTGCTGGATGAAGTTTGCAGTCAAACTATGACTGCCCGTGGTTTGCGCGATATTCTGCGGCGTTTTCTGGAATCCCATGAAGGCCTGAGTGACCAGGCGTTTGTGGATTTCCGCTTTGAGTTTCTGGCTCGTCGACCGGCGCTCAAAAGCGAGTTCAGTGGTTGGAAGGCGTACCCCGCCCGTATTGTAGCGAGCGAATCACCTGAGGGCTTCCAGTTCGAGCTGCATGTGGAAATCCCTTATTCCTCTACTTGTCCTTGTTCTGCAGCTTTGGCCCGGCAATTGATCCAACAGCAATTCCGCAAGGATTTTGCCGGTCATGACCCGATATCTGCTGAAGAAGTGCATGGGTGGCTTGGCACCGAGCAGGGCATTGTTGCAACCCCTCATAGCCAACGCAGTGTTGCCGAAATCAAAGTCCAGCTATCAGAGGATACCGATGATTTTCCACTGGAAGAGTTGATTGATGTGGTTGAAGACGCTCTTAAAACACCGGTCCAGACCGCAGTTAAGCGTGAAGATGAGCAAGAGTTTGCTCTGCTAAATGGTCAGAATCTGATGTTTTGTGAAGATGCGGCCCGCCGTATACAAACCGTACTAAACGAGCACGAGTCCTATCAGGATTTCTGGTTGAGAGTGAATCATCTTGAGAGTCTGCATGCTCACAACGCCGTGGCCATTGTTAGCAAAGGCATAAAAGGCGGATATTTGCCCAAACCTTGATCTACAAGGTGCGGGTCAGATTTGCCAATCTGGCCTGGCGACATCGAAACAAGTTTAATATTAAAAGCCGTACCCCTTCTGGGTGCGGCTTTTTTTATGGAATTTTGGTGTTGCGGGTGACACTTCGTTGCTAGTGTGGTCATAAAGGCGAGCCGGAACGCCGCTTTAGTGGTGTAGGTGCCATCCCGCTTGGACGGCTGTTTACATCGCACGGAAGCCTGTGCGAGACTCAACGGCACAGAGTGATGCTGGACGCAGGTTGCGGACTTTTGGGTAGTGGTCGCGCAAGAAAAATAAGAACTGACCTGGAGAACGGATTTGCCAAACCTCGATTCAACGACGGATTTACGATCCCTAATCATCGGAGTTGATGTGGGTTCCACCACGGTAAAAGCCGTAGTGGTGGACGCAGAAACCAAGCAGATCTTGTGGCATCAGTATCGACGGCACGAAACCAAGCAGGCCGAAAAAGTACTCGAAATGATGCAGGACATCGAGTCTAAATTCCCTCCTTCCAATAACGCATTTCGCATTTTTGCCACCGGCTCGGGCTCGTCCCCGATTGCTCCGCATATTGGCGGGCGCTTTGTGCAGGAGGTCAACGCGGTGACAATGGCGGTGGAATATTACCATCCCGAAGTCGGCAGCGTGATCGAGCTGGGCGGGCAGGATGCAAAAATCATCATCTTTAAAGAAAATCCCGAAACCGGTGAAAAGCAGGCCATTACGTCTATGAACGATAAATGTGCCTCGGGAACCGGCGCGACCATAGACAAATGTTTTATAAAAGTGGGAATGCCGCTGGAAGAAGTGGCGAATTTGCACTTCGACACGGAGCATTTGCATCACGTAGCGGCTAAATGCGGTGTGTTTGCGGAAACCGATATCGTAAACCTGGTGAAAAGCGGTATTCCTAAAGAAGAAATCCTATGCTCTCTGGCCGACGCGATTGTCCAACAGAATATCTCTGTACTTACACGCGGTAATACGTTGCGCACACGGGTGCTGTTGTTGGGTGGGCCGAATACCTATCTGCCGTTTCTGCAAGAGTGTTGGCGCTACAGAATCCCGCAGACCTGGGACGAGCGGGGCTACCAATACGCAAAAGATGTACCGATTGAAGAGATGATTTTTGTACCGGACAACGCTGAGCTTTATGCGGCGTTCGGTGCTGTTTTATATGGCTCCCATGAACAAGCGAATGTCGGTCAATACGCTGGACTGGAAGGCTTGAAAGAATTTATTAACCATGGCCGTAAAGCGCAGCTGGGAAATTCTGCCGGTCCGGGACTGGTGGCAAATCCGAACGAGAAATCGTTCTTTGTTGACCTGTATGCAGCGCCTAAATTCAAAGCGGCAACCATCAGCAGTAATCAGGTGATCCGCGGCGTGATTGGGCTGGATGGTGGCTCGACATCCAGTAAGTTGGTTTTGATTGATGAGCAGGGCGAAATTCTTAAAAAAGTCTATCGCCTCTCTAAAGGTAATCCCATTTCAGATATGCAGGATATGTTCGCGCAATTAAAGACGTGGGCGTCCGAGCAGTCTGCCAGTCTGGATATTTGTGGGTTCGGGGTGACCGGATACGCGGGCGATGTGCTGGAAACCGCGCTGGCAGCGGACAGTAATATAGTTGAAACTGTCGCTCACATGAAAAGCGCTACCCACTTTTTTCCGGATGCGGATGTGATTTGTGATATCGGCGGGCAGGACATAAAAGTGCTGTTTTTGCACAAAGGGGATATCAAAAATTTCCGCCTTTCGAATTCGTGCAGCGCCGGGAACGGTATGCTGTTACAAGCTATGGCGGATCAGTTCGGTATACCGGTAACGGAATACGCTGATCGTGCTTTTGAGGCGGATCTATCCCCAAATTTCAGTTACGGCTGCGCGGTGTTTCTGGATTCGGATCGCGTGAATTTTCAAAAAGAAGGCTACTCCGCCAACGAATTGCTGGCGGGCTTGGCATTAGTATTGCCAAAAAACGTCTGGCAATACGTAGTGCAGATACCGCGTATGGCCGAGCTCGGCAGGGTCTTTGTTTTGCAGGGCGGCACCCAAAACAATCTGGCAGCGGTCAAATCACAGGTCGATTATATTAAAGAACGTGTGCCCGATGCCGAAGTGCATGTGCACCCGCATACCGGTGAAGCCGGAGCAATCGGCGCCGCTTATGAAGCGTTGCGAGTAGTGACGCGAAAAGGGTATACCTCTTTTGTGGGGTTGGATAATGCGATCAACCTCAAATATACCTCGACCAATGACGAAACCACCCGCTGTCACTTTTGTGCAAACGATTGTTCTCGTACCTTTATTGATACGCAGTCCGACAGTGGGCAGTCGGCGCGTTATATCTCCGGCTTTTCCTGTGAGAAGGGCACAGTAGAAGATTATGACGCGCTGCGAAAGCTGAATAAAGAGCGTAAAACGCGCATGACCCGCTACCCCAACCTGGTTGAAACGGAAAGCAAGCTTTGCTTTAACCCGTTTTATAAAGCGGGAGATTTGCCCGATGCCGGTTCACCGCGTCAGGATATCGAAGTCAAAAAAAGCTTGTTCGGTAAAATAAAACACAAAAGAATTGTGCGCGGCTTTGAAAGATCCGATGCGGCAGCGGCGGAACGGCGCAAGTCAATCCGTATCGGGATACCGCGCGCATTAAACTTGTACAGCACTGGGCCACTGTGGCGAACCTATTTTGAAGCCTTAGGTCTGAGCCCCAGAAACATCGTATTTTCCGATGAAACGACCGAAGAGCTATTTCAATCGGGTGGCAAGTACGGCGCGGTTGATCCTTGTTATCCATCGAAAGTCGTTCAGGCTCACGTGCACAATCTGTTGTTTGTGCACCACGCGAAAAAGCCGCTTAACTATATTTTCTTTCCGGCACTAACCCACATACCGACATTTGTTGAAAATGTCATGGACACTGCTTGCTGTCCGATTGTGGCCGGAACCCCGGCAGTCATTAAATCCGCATTTACCAAAGAAACCGACTTTTTTGCTGAGCGCAATATTGAGTATGTGAATCCGGCTCTGAGCCTGATGGAACCGTTGCTGCTGAAGAAACGCATGTATGAGCAGTTTGCAGATATTCTGGGTATTACTGAGGATGAGAGTGATTTTGCTGTAGATCAGGGCTTTATAGCACTGGATAAATTCGATGAGTTCTTGCAGGAAAAATGTCGCGATATACTTGACCAGGTGGAACAGGAAAATCGTATGGCGATTTTGATGTTGGGTCGGCCCTATCACAACGATTTGGGTTTAAATCACGGGGTGTTAGAGGAATTCCAGGCGTTGGGTTATCCCATTATCAGTATGCGCTCAATCCCTAAAGACAAAACGTACCTGCATCGCTTCTTCCGGCAGGACCTGGAGTCGGGGCGTATTAACTCCCCGCTTGAAATTAATGATGTGTGGCCGGAAAACTACTCTGTTAACAGTGTGCAGAAGGTCTGGGCAGCAAAGTTCGCCGCCCGTCATCCAAATGTGGCGGTGCTGGATTTGTCGAGCTTTAAATGCGGCCACGATGCCCCGACCTATGGCATGATCGACAGTATTATTGGTGCTTCTAATACGCCTTATTCGGCATTGCATGATATCGACGCGAATCGGCCGTCGGGCTCAATTAAAATTCGCGTAAAAACGTATGCGCATACGCTAATGATGAGACAGGAAGCGCTGGCGGATAAGGCGGCATTGGGAACAACTCAGCCTGCTACCCCAGCCATCCAGCTAAAACAAAAAGTAAAAACCTTCACGCCAGAATTTGAACCGGCTAGAAATCGTATCGATGTGATGATGGTGGATTAACCAGTAAGGAGTGTGTTATGGAAACGGCCACACAAAAAAACGCTACAAACAATCGGATCCAATTGGTAGACGCAAATAGTTCCGTTGCCCTATTCAATCCGCCATCCGCTTTACCTTCCTCTACCCCTGGGATTGTTGCAGACCAAATAGAACATTGGCACGACCCTGTTCCCAATGAATTTACCGCTGCGCAGCGTGCCTCGACCACCATTTTGTTTGCCGGGTTAACTGCGGCACACGACTTTTTTATTCAGTCGGCTTTTACCGGCGCTGGTTATAATGTCATCGCCCTGGATATTCCCGATAACAAGGCACTGCAGGTGGGCCGAGAGTACGGCAACCGCGGGCAATGCAATCCGACCTATTTTACTGTGGGCAACCTGGTTAAATATCTGATCGGATTGCGGAACAGCGGCATACCCAAAGAAGAAATTATAGAAAAATATTTGTTCGCCACGATCGGCTCTTGCGGACCCTGCCGTTTCGGCACTTATGTAACTGAATATCGCAAGGCGTTGCGGGATGCCGGTTTCGATGGTTTTCGTGTAATCATGTTTGAGCAGACAAAAGGTATAAAGCAAGCTGCCGGAGGCGACCAGGGTTTGGACTTGGGCCTTAGTTTTGTGCTGAATATGGGTAAAGGGATTGTGGCAGGCGACGTGATTAATGCCTTGGCATACCGGATTCGCCCCTATGAAGTCGAGCCAGGCGCAACGGATCGTGCGCTGCAAAACAGTAAGAATTTCATATCGGAAGCACTGCGCAGCAATAGTGGGTTTGTAAAATCCTTGCGTAAAGCAAAAGCGGAATTCAGTGCAATTAAAGTGGATCGCTCCAAGGTAAAACCGAAGGTGTCTATTATCGGTGAGTTTTGGGCGATGACGACGGAGGGGGACGGGAACTACCATCTGCAACGTTTTCTGGAGCAGGAAGGCGCAGAAGTAGAAGTGCAACCGGTTACGGCCTGGGTACAGTATTTATTATGGCAGGCGCGTT includes these proteins:
- the folE2 gene encoding GTP cyclohydrolase FolE2, translated to MGSRSMPDIAVASQAKASVALDWVGMSEIDVPLAIPTRNGAVAHAVAKAQAYVNLINPEAKGIHMSRLYLLLDEVCSQTMTARGLRDILRRFLESHEGLSDQAFVDFRFEFLARRPALKSEFSGWKAYPARIVASESPEGFQFELHVEIPYSSTCPCSAALARQLIQQQFRKDFAGHDPISAEEVHGWLGTEQGIVATPHSQRSVAEIKVQLSEDTDDFPLEELIDVVEDALKTPVQTAVKREDEQEFALLNGQNLMFCEDAARRIQTVLNEHESYQDFWLRVNHLESLHAHNAVAIVSKGIKGGYLPKP
- a CDS encoding BadF/BadG/BcrA/BcrD ATPase family protein produces the protein MPNLDSTTDLRSLIIGVDVGSTTVKAVVVDAETKQILWHQYRRHETKQAEKVLEMMQDIESKFPPSNNAFRIFATGSGSSPIAPHIGGRFVQEVNAVTMAVEYYHPEVGSVIELGGQDAKIIIFKENPETGEKQAITSMNDKCASGTGATIDKCFIKVGMPLEEVANLHFDTEHLHHVAAKCGVFAETDIVNLVKSGIPKEEILCSLADAIVQQNISVLTRGNTLRTRVLLLGGPNTYLPFLQECWRYRIPQTWDERGYQYAKDVPIEEMIFVPDNAELYAAFGAVLYGSHEQANVGQYAGLEGLKEFINHGRKAQLGNSAGPGLVANPNEKSFFVDLYAAPKFKAATISSNQVIRGVIGLDGGSTSSKLVLIDEQGEILKKVYRLSKGNPISDMQDMFAQLKTWASEQSASLDICGFGVTGYAGDVLETALAADSNIVETVAHMKSATHFFPDADVICDIGGQDIKVLFLHKGDIKNFRLSNSCSAGNGMLLQAMADQFGIPVTEYADRAFEADLSPNFSYGCAVFLDSDRVNFQKEGYSANELLAGLALVLPKNVWQYVVQIPRMAELGRVFVLQGGTQNNLAAVKSQVDYIKERVPDAEVHVHPHTGEAGAIGAAYEALRVVTRKGYTSFVGLDNAINLKYTSTNDETTRCHFCANDCSRTFIDTQSDSGQSARYISGFSCEKGTVEDYDALRKLNKERKTRMTRYPNLVETESKLCFNPFYKAGDLPDAGSPRQDIEVKKSLFGKIKHKRIVRGFERSDAAAAERRKSIRIGIPRALNLYSTGPLWRTYFEALGLSPRNIVFSDETTEELFQSGGKYGAVDPCYPSKVVQAHVHNLLFVHHAKKPLNYIFFPALTHIPTFVENVMDTACCPIVAGTPAVIKSAFTKETDFFAERNIEYVNPALSLMEPLLLKKRMYEQFADILGITEDESDFAVDQGFIALDKFDEFLQEKCRDILDQVEQENRMAILMLGRPYHNDLGLNHGVLEEFQALGYPIISMRSIPKDKTYLHRFFRQDLESGRINSPLEINDVWPENYSVNSVQKVWAAKFAARHPNVAVLDLSSFKCGHDAPTYGMIDSIIGASNTPYSALHDIDANRPSGSIKIRVKTYAHTLMMRQEALADKAALGTTQPATPAIQLKQKVKTFTPEFEPARNRIDVMMVD